One Panicum virgatum strain AP13 chromosome 9K, P.virgatum_v5, whole genome shotgun sequence genomic region harbors:
- the LOC120647784 gene encoding sulfated surface glycoprotein 185-like, with protein sequence MADDAASSKDKEEQARRAQALAEKCFLAGNVHGARQWMQSAARLAPGLPGAALVAAAYDVHAAAARGGRPPGCWYAVLGLRPPADVTHDDVKRQHRRLCLLVHPDKNPCAAADGAFKLVQAAWEALSARHPPGAAAANKPAPPPPPPRPPPRPPPPRPPPQYRQQATPPRPRPKVVQMQRRAPATASRAGAPTTSSYADQAKRQQQHRPPEKGSPLPPTGRRPTSQPRDKCPACGACTTNGKRSFRCGSCHWSPMDDRPPDDDDDFFEDDYY encoded by the coding sequence ATGGCGGACGACGCCGCCAGCAGCAAGGACAAGGAGGAGCAGGCCCGCAGGGCGCAGGCGCTCGCCGAGAAGTGCTTCCTGGCGGGCAATGTCCACGGCGCCCGGCAGTGGATGCAGTCCGCGGCCAGGCTCGCGCCGGGGCTCCCCGGCGCGGCGCTGGTCGCGGCGGCCTACGAcgtgcacgccgccgcggcgcggggaGGGCGCCCCCCCGGGTGCTGGTACGCCGTGCTGGGCCTGCGGCCGCCGGCCGACGTCACCCACGACGACGTCAAGCGGCAGCACCGCAGGCTCTGCCTCCTCGTGCACCCCGACAAgaacccctgcgccgccgccgacggcgcctTCAAGCTCGTCCAGGCCGCCTGGGAAGCGCTCTCCGCCAGGCACCcgccaggcgcggcggcggccaacaaACCCGCACCACCGCCCCCACCTCCGCGGCCACCGCCACGGCCCCcacctccgcggccgccaccgcagTACCgccagcaggccacgccgccgaggccgcggccgaAGGTCGTGCAGATGCAGCGGAGGGCTCCAGCGACGGCGTCGAGGGCTGGGGCGCCGACGACGTCGAGCTACGCGGACCAGGCGaaaaggcagcagcagcacaggcCCCCGGAGAAGGGCTCGCCGCTGCCTCCGACGGGCCGGAGGCCCACTTCGCAGCCCCGGGACAAGTGCCCGGCCTGCGGCGCGTGCACCACCAACGGGAAGAGGAGCTTCCGGTGCGGGAGCTGCCATTGGAGCCCCATGGACGATCGGCcgccggacgacgacgacgacttcttCGAGGACGACTACTACTAG
- the LOC120648398 gene encoding uncharacterized protein LOC120648398 → MVTIDPKAAPSAHHFTVVIDGVETAVHEGVLRCGGGGTVAVVTPGVLEVTRLRHVVVRGGGGAGDVRFSRCGYAAAEGCAAASFRRCGAVRADGARGVAVRRCRSADVERAGAVAIRRCAGAARVRGAGELRVGRCREADVAGCARAAGARCRAARADWCGALALGRVGSADVAGCGAVRVDRCRGASVSGCGAVAVRRGKVSVVEALKPVSPPPVDQQA, encoded by the coding sequence ATGGTGACCATCGATCCGAAAGCCGCCCCCTCCGCCCACCACTTCACCGTCGTCATCGACGGCGTCGAGACGGCCGTCCACGAGGGCGTgctccggtgcggcggcggcggcacggtggCCGTGGTCACCCCGGGCGTCCTCGAGGTCACCCGCCTCCGGCACGTcgtggtgcgcggcggcggcggcgccggcgacgtccgCTTCTCGCGGTGCGggtacgccgccgccgagggttGCGCCGCGGCGTCGTTCCGCCGCTGCGGGGCGGTGCGCGCGGACGGCGCCCGCGGCGTGGCCGTGCGCCGGTGCCGGTCCGCCGACGTGGAGCGCGCGGGCGCCGTGGCCATCCGCCGCTGCGCGGGCGCCGCGCGCGTCCGCGGCGCCGGGGAGCTGCGCGTGGGCCGGTGCCGGGAGGCCGACGTTGCCGGGTGCGCCCGCGCGGCCGGGGCGCGctgccgcgcggcgcgcgcggactGGTGCGGCGCGCTCGCCCTGGGCCGCGTCGGCTCCGCCGACGTAgccggctgcggcgccgtgcgcGTCGACCGCTGCCGCGGCGCCAGCGTGTCCGGGTGCGGCGCCGTCGCGGTGCGCCGCGGCAAGGTGAGCGTGGTCGA
- the LOC120648399 gene encoding F-box/LRR-repeat protein At3g48880-like, with translation MAMPPGRPWAELQHDLLVAIMTRVGAPDLLSGGAPRACSSWRAAARDPLAWRRVDLRDWAALTSGRRSAGPGPSGARVPVHAALAGILDVAATLAEGRIEAVLLPEFADEDHLLFLAERCPNLQYFSLPSTCMTYDQFCKAIGELHSLKGMAVDESLINYDVLLHVHQCCPDFVELKVSALYVDEEMASVICTSLPQLKKLEIPSSDMPASAIIMFLDCLEELEYLDISGYETSTISSVVLEKASRLKVFLWNSKFELGEFVDCSNCGEHNINPGEPCKCMMEHKVMDWLAGPA, from the exons ATGGCGATGCCGCCGGGCCGACCGTGGGCGGAGCTGCAGCACGACCTCCTGGTGGCGATCATGACCCGCGTGGGCGCCCCGGACCTGCTctccggcggcgcgccgcgcgcctgcTCCTCGTGGCGGGCCGCGGCGCGGGACCCGCTCGCGTGGCGCCGGGTCGACCTCCGCGACTGGGCCGCGCtcacctccggccgccgctccgcggGACCGGGGCCCTCCGGCGCTCGGGTCCCCGTccacgccgcgctcgccggcatCTTGGACGTCGCCGCCACGCTGGCGGAAGGGCGGATCGAGGCCGTGCTGCTCCCCGAATTCGCAGATGAAGACCACCTGCTGTTCCTCGCTGAGAG GTGTCCGAACCTGCAGTATTTCAGCCTTCCTAGCACCTGTATGACTTACGATCAGTTCTGTAAGGCGATAGGCGAACTTCATTCACTTAAAGGCATGGCAGTGGATGAGAGTCTTATCAACTACGATGTCCTCCTCCACGTGCATCAGTGCTGCCCAGACTTTGTGGAACTGAAGGTGTCTGCTTTGTACGTGGATGAAGAGATGGCTTCGGTCATCTGTACTTCTCTTCCTCAGCTGAAGAAGCTCGAGATACCAAGTTCAGATATGCCTGCCTCTGCGATAATAATGTTCCTTGATTGCCTAGAGGAGCTTGAGTACCTGGACATATCAGGTTATGAGACATCCACGATCTCCAGCGTTGTTCTTGAAAAAGCTTCACGGCTCAAGGTCTTTCTTTGGAACTCCAAGTTTGAGCTCGGGGAGTTCGTGGACTGCTCAAACTGTGGTGAGCACAACATCAACCCTGGAGAGCCCTGTAAGTGCATGATGGAGCATAAGGTGATGGACTGGCTGGCTGGACCAGCATAG